The sequence CATAACCACCGTCATGAAACCTCCTTGTGCGCATCCGCCGTGGACTCGGGCGCTTCACTGCCCAGATACGCCTCGCGCACCTCGGGGTTGGCCGACACGCTGGCGTAATCGCCTTCCGCCAGCACCCGTCCGCGCGCCAGCACGCTGATGCGATCGCACAGACGGCTGACCACGCTCAGATTGTGCTCGACCATCAGCACCGTACGGCCCCGCGCCGCGACACGAATCAGCTCGACCACACGGTCCACATCCTCGGCGCCCATGCCTTGGGTCGGCTCGTCCAGCAGCATCAGCGTGGGCTCAAGCGCCAGCGTGGTCGCCAGCTCCAGCGCCCGCTTGCGGCCATAGGGCAGACTGGCGGTCACACGGTGGGCGTCATCGCGTAGCCCTACCTGCTCCAGCAGATGCAATGCCTGCTCGTTCAAGCTGTCGAGGCTGCGTTCCGGCTTCCAGAAATGAAACGAGGTGCCCTGGGGGCGTTGCAGGGAGACCCGCACGTTCTCGAGCACCGTCATCTGGGAAAACACCGCCGATATCTGGAAAGAGCGCACCAAGCCCAGGCGCGCGATCTCATGCGACTTCATGCGGGTGATGGATTTGCCGCGGTAGAGAATCTCGCCGCGAGTGGCCGGCAGAAAACGTGTCAGTAGATTGAAGACTGTCGTCTTGCCGGCGCCATTGGGGCCGATCAGGGCGTGGATATGCCCTTCCTGCACCTGGAGATTGACGTCATCGACGGCCGTGAAACCTCGAAAGTCCTTGCTCAAGCCACGCGTCTCGAGAATCGGGGCTGTCGCGGATGCGCCCCCGCTGGCACGCGGCCCCTGAATGGGCGGTGATGGCATGTCAGTACTCCGTCCTGACCGGCAAGCCGGTGGTCTGTGTCTTCCAAGAGACATGGGGGCTGTTCGTCAGCGCTGATGCCCGCAACGTCCGCCCGCAATGTCTGCTCGCAACATCACGGCTCGTCGTCGACACGCAGTATCAACAGGAGGCGCTATCCACAGGCCTTGGTCACAGACCCTGTCCACTGGCCCTGGTCAAGGCGCAATCTACAGACAGCTCTGCCAGGCCTTCGATACGATCCATCGTTACGATCCATCGTTGCGATCAGCGCAACTGACGTTAACGTAAACTAGAATAGCAAGAGGCGCGCTGCCAGCGGCAAGCGCGCTCACTCGACCAATAGCCGATA comes from bacterium Scap17 and encodes:
- a CDS encoding ABC transporter ATP-binding protein, encoding MPSPPIQGPRASGGASATAPILETRGLSKDFRGFTAVDDVNLQVQEGHIHALIGPNGAGKTTVFNLLTRFLPATRGEILYRGKSITRMKSHEIARLGLVRSFQISAVFSQMTVLENVRVSLQRPQGTSFHFWKPERSLDSLNEQALHLLEQVGLRDDAHRVTASLPYGRKRALELATTLALEPTLMLLDEPTQGMGAEDVDRVVELIRVAARGRTVLMVEHNLSVVSRLCDRISVLARGRVLAEGDYASVSANPEVREAYLGSEAPESTADAHKEVS